The proteins below are encoded in one region of Carettochelys insculpta isolate YL-2023 chromosome 14, ASM3395843v1, whole genome shotgun sequence:
- the TPPP3 gene encoding tubulin polymerization-promoting protein family member 3 isoform X1, with protein sequence MERDRPQASGHAQRWKRTGSLAGYSRSSYIWALYKNIRAARTRIHLAQCPIFQQWPRAGASEGTKRRGNRQLSMAGSPDMAALEESFRKFAIYGDTKATGHEMNGKNWAKLCKDCKVMDGKGVTSTDVDIVFSKVKGKTARVISYEEFKKALEELAPKRFKGKSKEEAYESICQLVAGKEPAHIGVTKATTGGAVDRLTDTSKYTGSHKERFDETGKGKGKSGRENIVDNSGYVGAYKNAGTYDAKVKK encoded by the exons ATGGAGAGAGACCGACCCCAGGCGTCCGGACACGCTCAGCGCTGGAAGAGAACTGGGAGTCTAGCGGGTTACAGCAGGAGCAGCTATATTTGGGctctatataagaacataagagcggcCAGAACAaggatccatctagcccagtgtcctatcttccagcagtggcccagggcaggtgcttcagagggcaCAAAGAGAAGAGGCAATCGTCAG CTCAGCATGGCGGGGAGCCCTGACATGGCTGCTTTGGAAGAGAGCTTCCGGAAGTTTGCCATCTACGGAGACACCAAAGCCACGGGGCACGAAATGAATGGGAAAAACTGGGCCAAACTGTGCAAAGACTGTAAAGTCATGGATGGCAAAGGGGTCACCAGCACGGACGTGGACATCGTCTTCTCCAAAGTGAA AGGGAAGACAGCCAGAGTCATTAGTTATGAAGAGTTCAAGAAGGCCCTGGAGGAGCTGGCCCCAAAGAGGTTTAAGGGCAAGAGCAAGGAGGAAGCATATGAGTCTATCTGCCAGCTGGTAGCGGGGAAGGAACCGGCTCACATAGGCGTCACA AAAGCCACAACGGGTGGGGCGGTGGACAGGCTGACGGACACCAGCAAGTACACGGGCTCCCACAAGGAGCGCTTCGACGAGACCGGCAAGGGCAAAGGGAAGAGCGGGCGGGA